In one Vicia villosa cultivar HV-30 ecotype Madison, WI unplaced genomic scaffold, Vvil1.0 ctg.001961F_1_1, whole genome shotgun sequence genomic region, the following are encoded:
- the LOC131637267 gene encoding uncharacterized protein LOC131637267, whose amino-acid sequence MALLDEQPTGNPTAVNEAAVNEAAEPGRKMMRASYILGSISCCISMFVASAKGRLLISDADFLLALVSYVCFFNTICLCSITRAEHYYPLEIKQSRSRTISIISFASKIYFFAACGSLGIVSYHLVLATFT is encoded by the exons ATGGCTTTGCTCGACGAACAACCTACCGGAAACCCCACCGCCGTCAACGAAGCCGCCGTCAACGAAGCCGCGGAACCAG GCAGGAAAATGATGAGAGCTTCATACATTTTAGGCAGCATTTCCTGCTGCATCAGCATGTTTGTAGCTTCCGCCAAAGGCAGGCTGCTCATCAGCGACGCTGACTTTTTGTTGGCACTTGTATCATACGTCTGTTTCTTTAACACCATCTGCTTATGCAGCATCACCCGTGCAGAGCACTACTATCCACTCGAAATCAAACAATCCCGGTCCCGCACCATCTCTATCATAAGCTTCGCGTCTAAGATTTACTTTTTTGCTGCTTGTGGCTCCCTCGGCATAGTCTCTTACCATCTTGTTCTTGCCACATTTACTTAG
- the LOC131637292 gene encoding uncharacterized protein LOC131637292 has product MIVAEAGSFTDGGWEWSTDSVFTDSSSIPNRLLEDLFDCITPVTQRLDVEDKFVWSSSGQQVFTVKSCYDTFKSKLSGPPLNTRMVKAFKHLWKVKAPPKILFFGWRIIHNNRLSTKYQLHKRGMSDVSRDLNCVFCLSEEECPSHLLGGCEVVSKVWKKVYEWMDYGEALTLEEFNEFFFVMEKVKNLSKRFTIAVIWLATTWCIWNRRNAIIFTNASFRFTECISDIMLNSGT; this is encoded by the coding sequence ATGATAGTGGCTGAAGCGGGCTCGTTTACGGATGGGGGCTGGGAATGGAGTACCGATTCTGTTTTTACGGACAGCAGCAGCATTCCCAACAGACTGTTGGAGGATCTTTTTGACTGCATCACGCCAGTTACGCAGCGGCTGGATGTTGAGGACAAGTTCGTGTGGAGCAGTAGTGGGCAGCAGGTTTTCACAGTAAAATCCTGTTATGACACTTTCAAATCGAAGCTCTCCGGACCCCCTCTCAATACTCGCATGGTCAAAGCTTTCAAGCACTTATGGAAGGTAAAAGCACCGCCCAAAATTCTCTTTTTCGGTTGGAGGATTATTCATAATAATAGACTTTCAACCAAATATCAATTACACAAGCGCGGTATGTCGGATGTTAGTAGAGATCTCAACTGTGTTTTTTGTCTTTCAGAAGAAGAATGTCCTTCGCATCTTTTAGGAGGGTGTGAGGTTGTATCAAAGGTTTGGAAGAAGGTGTACGAGTGGATGGATTACGGCGAGGCTTTAACCTTGGAAGAGTTCAACGAGTTTTTCTTTGTCATGGAGAAGGTGAAGAATTTATCCAAAAGATTTACGATTGCGGTCATTTGGCTAGCAACTACGTGGTGCATTTGGAATAGGCGCAATGCGATTATTTTTACGAACGCATCATTTAGATTTACCGAATGTATTTCGGACATTATGCTTAATTCTGGGACATGA